Proteins found in one Balaenoptera ricei isolate mBalRic1 chromosome 18, mBalRic1.hap2, whole genome shotgun sequence genomic segment:
- the CBY2 gene encoding protein chibby homolog 2 isoform X2, protein MSPLECSECFGDQLLHRTYTWHLTLRGSAEPFLRLHNLYPTPRCARQAALPRLSRRAVSQHSYPPDRFPSVPLDPMESPTPQADPALDYDPPRVQLSDETFVFQDGRWVSENCRLQSPYFSPASSLHHKLHHKRLAKECLRQEETKSLRAENKSLRAENKSLRAENRALREENQILQVLWEDGRASAPLLRRDNASSLEAVKKDPDLQVHRGRESSTLQLLQEENRALQQLLEQRKACWAQPDEQAAPSPQEAPHGLLPGQGAGLSSPFEEPKGPQAPQEDSRTLRALREMLSNLSAQPREEAGKAGPGLPDGGQSLELLREMSQALQALREENRLLQEENRALQEENRALHVLREEHRIFQEESKALWENNKLKLQQKLVIDTVTEVTARMEMLIEELYAFMPTKNNDPKKPSRV, encoded by the coding sequence AGGGGTTCAGCCGAGCCCTTCCTGAGGCTCCACAACTTGTACCCCACCCCGCGCTGTGCCAGGCAGGCCGCCCTGCCCAGGCTGAGCCGCCGGGCGGTCAGCCAGCACTCCTACCCGCCGGACCGCTTCCCCTCCGTGCCCCTGGACCCCATGGAAAGCCCCACCCCGCAGGCGGACCCGGCGCTGGACTACGACCCGCCCCGCGTGCAGCTCAGCGATGAGACGTTCGTCTTCCAGGACGGGCGGTGGGTGAGTGAGAACTGTCGCCTGCAGTCCCCCTACTTCTCCCCGGCCTCGTCCCTCCACCACAAGCTGCACCACAAGAGGCTGGCCAAGGAGTGCCTGCGGCAGGAGGAGACCAAGTCCCTGCGCGCGGAGAACAAGTCCCTGCGCGCGGAGAACAAGTCCCTGCGCGCGGAGAACCGCGCGCTCCGCGAGGAGAACCAGATCCTGCAGGTCTTATGGGAGGACGGCCGGGCCTCCGCGCCGCTGCTGCGCAGGGACAACGCCTCGTCCCTGGAGGCGGTGAAGAAGGACCCGGACCTGCAGGTGCACCGCGGCCGGGAGAGCAGCACCCTGCAGCTCCTCCAGGAGGAGAACCGGGCCCTGCAGCAGCtgctggagcagagaaaggcctGCTGGGCCCAGCCGGACGAGCAGGCGGCCCCCTCGCCCCAGGAGGCGCCCCACGGGCTGCTGCCGGGCCAGGGCGCGGGCCTCTCCTCCCCCTTCGAGGAGCCCAAGGGCCCCCAGGCCCCGCAGGAGGACTCCAGGACGCTCCGGGCCCTGCGCGAGATGCTCAGCAACCTGTCCGCGCAGCCCAGGGAGGAGGCGGGCAAGGCGGGCCCGGGCCTGCCCGACGGCGGCCAGTCCCTGGAGCTGCTGCGGGAGATGAGCCAGGCGCTGCAGGCCCTCCGCGAGGAGAACCGGCTCCTGCAGGAGGAGAACCGGGCCCTGCAGGAGGAGAACCGGGCCCTGCACGTGCTGCGCGAGGAGCACCGGATTTTCCAGGAGGAGAGCAAGGCGCTGTGGGAGAACAACAAGCTGAAGCTGCAGCAGAAGCTGGTCATCGACACGGTGACCGAGGTCACCGCCCGGATGGAGATGCTCATCGAGGAGCTGTACGCCTTCATGCCGACCAAGAACAACGACCCCAAGAAGCCCAGCAGGGTCTGA